Proteins from one Hoplias malabaricus isolate fHopMal1 chromosome 2, fHopMal1.hap1, whole genome shotgun sequence genomic window:
- the creb1a gene encoding cyclic AMP-responsive element-binding protein 1a: MTMEAGADVQQGGDTAVSETDTQQIATLAQVSMAAGQASASGSTVTLVQLPNGQTVQVHGVIQAAQPSVIQSPQVQTVQISTIAESEDSQESVDSVTDSQKRREILSRRPSYRKILNDLSSDAPAVPRIEEEKSEEDSAPAITTVTVPTPIYQTSSGQYIAITQGGAIQLANNGTDGVQGLQTLTMTNAAGTQPGTTILQYAQTSDGQQILVPSNQVVVQAASGDVQAYQIRTATASTIAPGVVMASSPALSGQGGAEEATRKREVRLMKNREAARECRRKKKEYVKCLENRVAVLENQNKTLIEELKALKDLYCHKSE, encoded by the exons ATGACCATGGAAGCAGGAGCAGATGTCCAGCAGGGTGGCGACACTGCTGTCTCAGAGACAGACACCCAGCAGATTGCCACTTTGGCACAG GTTTCCATGGCTGCGGGGCAGGCCTCAGCCAGCGGCTCCACGGTGACCCTGGTACAGCTTCCCAATGGTCAGACAGTTCAGGTTCATGGGGTCATTCAGGCTGCCCAGCCTTCCGTAATTCAGTCCCCACAAGTGCAGACTGTACAG ATCTCCACTATTGCTGAGAGTGAGGACTCTCAGGAGTCAGTGGACAGTGTGACAGATTCTCAGAAACGGAGGGAGATCCTTTCCAGACGTCCCTCTTACAG AAAGATCCTGAATGACCTGTCATCAGATGCTCCAGCTGTTCCTCGGATAGAGGAAGAGAAGTCAGAAGAGGACTCTGCCCCAGCCATAACAACAGTCACTGTGCCGACGCCCATTTACCAGACGAGCAGTGGCCAGTACA TTGCCATCACACAGGGTGGGGCCATCCAGCTGGCCAACAATGGAACAGATGGGGTCCAAGGCCTCCAGACACTGACGATGACCAATGCGGCTGGCACCCAGCCGGGCACCACCATTCTGCAGTACGCCCAGACGAGTGATGGCCAGCAGATCCTGGTGCCCAGTAACCAAGTGGTCGTGCAAG CTGCCTCCGGCGACGTCCAGGCGTACCAGATTCGCACCGCAACTGCCAGCACCATTGCTCCGGGAGTGGTCATGGCCTCTTCTCCTGCACTGTCCGGCCAGGGAGGAGCTGAGGAGGCCACACGCAAGAGGGAGGTGCGCCTCATGAAGAACAG GGAGGCAGCGCGGGAGTGTCGTCGAAAGAAGAAAGAGTATGTGAAGTGTTTAGAGAATCGTGTGGCAGTGCTGGAGAACCAGAACAAAACCCTTATTGAGGAGCTCAAAGCACTTAAGGACCTTTACTGTCACAAATCTGAATAA